Below is a window of Tolypothrix bouteillei VB521301 DNA.
AATTTGGTCTAGACCTAAAGAATATTAGACATTTCCAAAAAATCATGTAAAAATGCACTGTCTAAAGCGTTTTTACAGATGTCTGTTAAATTAAAGAACTGCAGAGTCGCAGAGAACACAAAGACAATAGAGAATCTTATATAATGATTCCTCTGTTATTTGAAATACTTATAATATATTACATCCGTAATACATTAGTATGCCTAAACTTCCGCCCAAAGACTACATTCAAGCAGTTTCTTTTCCTGATGGAATTACTTTACACCCTATAGGTGTAATTCACTCCCCTTACAAAGAGAGACACGGTACGCCACGTCAAGCCGAACTTCAACGCGCCCCATCATATTACCAGCCAGCAATAGCACAAATAGAACTTTTCCCCAATATAATACCTCCCATTGCCCTCAAAGACATGGATGGCTTTGAGCGCATTTGGGTCATCTCATGGCTGCATCTCAACAAGCATTGGAACCCTACTGTTATACTGCCACGCGGACCGCGCATCCGACGAGGGACACTAGCGACTCGCGCCCCCCATCGTCCCAACCCCATTGGAATCAGCGCTCCCAAGTTGATCAAAATAGAAGGTTTGATTTTGCATATCCAGGGAATCGATCTGCTTGACCAAACGCCCGTACTCGATATTAAGCCTTACGTCACTTACTGTGATTCTTTTCCAAATGCCAAATGCGGCTATGTCAATGAAATGGAAAATGCCCAAGAGTATGAAATAGATATCTTCGGAAAAGATAGACCAACTCTTTGACATTTGGATATTTCTACATTGATATCTTCAAGATGGGGTAAAAGTATCTTAAGAACGCACAAACTCCTGATGCTGGTCAACCATTAGTGCAGCAGGGTGTTGAAAGTTACCAATGGGACGCTTGCAGAGTGCAATAAAAGACTGGGAGCAAGCTTTAACGATTTACAAGGATACTCACGCTCGCGCAGGTGAGGCGGTGGTTTGAGAAAATTTGGCAAGAGCATATTAACAAGTGGGTCAAATGGATAAGTCTATTGCCTATTGGGATAAAGCGATCGCTTACTACCGCCAAGTAGGAGATGTACAGCAAGTAGGACGTATGCTGATAGAGCAGTCTCAAATATACAATAGCTTCGGGCAATCCAGAAAGGCGATCGCAGTAAACGGAATCGCACATGAGTTTGATTATCAGTCAGTTTTTATCAACCGGGTTGCTAATGCTCAACCCGGTTCCTCTTTGGACAGTCAGCGTCCGGGGTTGGAAGTTCGCGAAGGAAAAACTCTAGCGCTATTGTCGTGAGGTTGATAAAACTATGACTTCATCTTGTGTGACCATAATATCTCTGAAAGGAGGTCTTATTATCCAACGATATGGAAATATTTCTTGACGATTTCACATACGCAAACGTATATTATACTACAATAAAAATACATAGACGACTGGTTTTTAAAAGCTCTTCTAATAAAACACATTTAATTATGATTTGGTTTACTGCGGATACTCATTTTGGTCATAAAAATATCTTAGAGTACACTAACAGACCGTTTTCTTCTATCGAAGAGATGGATGAAACTTTGATTGAGAATTGGAACAGCAAAGTGTCTTCTAGCGATCGCGTGTATCATCTAGGGGATGTCGGACTTTGTTCTCCTAATAAACTACGGAAAATCCTTGAGCGTCTCAACGGTAATATCTATCTTATTCGTGGTAACCACGATAAATCAGCCGAAGCTTGTAAAGAGCGGTTTGAGTGGATCGAAGATTATTACGAGTTAACAGTGCAAGATTCTGAAGAATCCCAAGGCAAACAATTAATTGTTTTGTTACACTATGCTATGAGAGTTTGGCAAGCTTCTCACTATGGAACTTACCACCTTTACGGACACTCACACGGTCAACTACCAGACGACCCTACATTATTATCTTTTGATGTGGGGGTGGATTGCCACAATTATACGCCTATCAATTATGATGACGTAAAACGTATTATGAAAGCTAAGAACTGGAAACCTCCTACGTTGAGAGGAGAGTAACTAAAAATCGGAGAGTTTTAATGCAGTCACTTGTATTTTAAAAGTAGTATAAGAGTCCGTAAGAATATGATGCCAACGATTGTCAATCGAACTGGTGGGAAGTGGGCGTTTGAAAAATTAGCTAATATTCTTTCAAAATCATTATGGCTTGATATAACAGAAGATTTTGGTGATATCAATTATCTGCTTTGCGTTGAGGAAAATAATATTTATAACGTCAGTAATTTTATTCCGATTAAGTCAATAAAAATAGCAGCAGATAAAAGAGAAATAGAAAAAAAATTTAAAGAATACTACGTACCAAGACCAAAAACGTTTTTGGCCAACAATGAAAAAGAAGTTGAAGTAATCCTATCTATTTATCCCAAAATTCAATGGATATTGAAATATCCAATAGGTTGTGGTGGGATAAATCATAGACTTATTGAAAATATAAATCAAATTCCCAAAAGATGGCCAAAGCCCTTGCTTATCCAAGAATTTGTCCAGCAACAAATCCCTGAAGTTTATAGATTATATTGTGTGGATGGTGAGACATTCGGGTTTAATGTAAGAAGGTTTAAAGATAAGAATAATAAAATTCCTTGGGTGTCTCACGCAAATGGAGCAACATATGAATATGGTGAAAGTCCTGATAAAGAAGCACAAAAAGTGGCTAAAATTGCTCTCACATCGACAGGTTTATATAATACTTTTGGTGCGATCGATCTGTTAAAAAATCAAAACGGGGAATGGTATGCTTTAGAAGTCGGTACCGATGGAATATATAATTATGTAGATAGAGAAATAGAAAATCAGGATTTATTTGATGAGATAAACGAAAGATTAGCACAAGCTTTTTGGAAAAATCTTGGAACTCCACCTTGGGGAAAAAATTGGAAATATAAAGAGTGATGAACACTCTTTTCAATAAACTCCAGCACTGAACGAAGAGACCAGAAATTTTGGACGATTCTCCATAGGAAGGGATGCCAAAAATCTCTCTATTCCTAGAGTCAAGATTGGTTCGTTAGCAACTCCAGTATCTGCGATTAGTGCAGTGTCTATACCAGCTTGATTCCCACCACAAATATCTGTCTCACAATTGTCCCCAATAATTATGGCACCTTTCCATGCTTCCAACCCTAGATGTTTAACTGCCCACTTCTGAATGTATTCAAAGATCGAAGGATAAGGTTTCCCAAAATAACAAACCTTTCCCCCAGCTTCTTGATAAAGAGCACCAATAGACCCTGGTCTGACTACAGGTCGAGATGGACAACCCGCCAAAGCGGTTTTATCGGGATTAGCTATGAGCATGACCAGACCAGTTTTGACCAATGCTTCAACCTCTTCCCGGAAGGGATCTACAGACTCACAATCGCAACCCTGATTGTGAGGAATGCCACAATATATGAAGTCAGCGTCTTCTATCGAAGAAGTAACAGAAAACAAAGTGTTCTCAAATAACTCTTGCGACGGCGATCCATATTGAGGATGGCGATCGCCATACAGCCAATACTTATATCTTGGCGTTGAAAAAGGTAGACGACATGACACAATCGCATCTCGTGTGATTTGTCCGGAAGAAACAAATAGGTCGTAATGCTCCCCTAGATGAAGACCTACTTGAGAATATTTTGATACTTCACGCTCAGCCAAACGTGTTGAATTAGACACAATTACGATCGTTGTGTTCTGCTCCTTGATTTTTTGGAAAGTTGCTTTGGCACCAGGTAACAAGCCAACGTCTTCTCCTCCCCAGAATACACCAAAGGCGTCTACCAATATCAGTCGTCTGTTCGAGACGACAGACTCTAGGGATAAAAATTCAACCATTTCTTTGAATCATGCCTCTATACTATAAAGATTTTTTGACTTATTGATACTTTAAAACAATCTTTACTGCAACGGCTACATCCCCTGGAACTATGCTCGCTTTCTGGACTGCTATAGCGATGCGGCAAAGCCGCCGCTTCGCGAACGCCCGTACAATAAAACGCGCTTTCACCAAGAGCAACACTGACATATTTTTGAAAACTGATTGTTGTTTTTAGACGAAGGAGCTTTCAATGGCATTGAAAGTCAACCAGAACCAGAAGGGTATGCTGGTACTAATTATGGAACTCCCCCTTTAAGATTATCTTTACAAGGTACTCGCCATCATATTCATCACTTTTTTCCTCAATTTTTTTTAATGCTCTTTTAGCTGCTTCTCGAACTTGATTATTCTCATCAAAGTAAGCGGGTGCAATCGAAATTTGTTGGTGAGTGAGCGTTAAGCGTAGCTCTGCTGTAGGCAATCGCTTAATATCCGGTAGATAAATATAACTATAATCAGTAAAAGGGTAGCTTGGCTTATTAACTAAATTGTAGAATAGTGTAAATTTTTTCTATCAAGACAGAGTGGGAGAGCGAGAACCCCTCAGTCACGTAGAATCCTCCGTGTTTCAACCGGGGGAGAACTCAAGAGTCCGTAATTTCCCGGTAAATTGTCACTTTATTAAAAATGGGCTTATCTGAACGACAACGCAAGGAACTACAATCCGCTCTAGTTGATGCTTTCCCTACAAAATCATCATTAGAGCAAATGCTGTGGTATGAATTAGATAAGAACCTGGAAGCGATTGCCGGGGAAGGTAGTTTACAAGAAATTATCTTTAAAACAGTACAAACAGCAGAAGCAGAAGGATGGATTGAAGATTTAATCCGTGCAGCGCGTATAACAAACCCTCGAAATCAAAAATTACAAGTTATTAAGCTATCATTAGGAAGTGCATTATCTTCTAGAAACCGCATACAACAACCCCTGTTAAAGCAAGTCCTTACTGAAGTTGAGTCACGATTAAATCAGTCATTACATAATCGGATTTATATCGTCCAAGATACAGAGCAAAACCCGTCTCAGATTGAATTACCTTGGTCAAGTGAAATAAAGGTAGGCTCAAAACCAAAAGTTCATTTAACTAATACGGAAATAACTGCAATTTATGATCAGCCGGAGATTGATGGAAGATTATTAATTTTAGGTCAGCCTGGTGTGGGCAAAACTACGATGCTCTTAAAACTTGCTGAAGAACTAGTTAATCGGGCTAAAAGTGACCCCCTACATCCGATACCAGTGCTGTTTTCTTTATCTTCTTGGAAGAATGACAGTCAAAGTATCAAAGATTGGTTAATTGAGCAGCTAAAAGATAAATATGGTGTAAGAAAAGAGATTGGTAAACAGTTAGTAAATAACCAAGAAATTCTCCTCTTGCTAGATGGGCTAGATGAACTAGTAGCAGAGCGTCAAGAAAAATGTGTCAACAAAATTAATGAGTTTTTACATCCCGCTAATTGGACTAATCCTGTAGTTGTTTGTAGTCGGATAGAAGAGTATCAACGATATAAAGCCTTGCTTCAACTAAATAACTCATTAGAATTAGGTTCTTTCACTTTACAACAGGTTTATCAATATTTACAAAGTCCAGATAATTTTCAATTGTGTCATAATATTAGTCAGGATGAAAATTTTCAAAAAATAGCACAACTACCACTTTTGTTAAATATTATTGTACTATCTGCTCAGGAAATCTCAATACAAGCATGGCAGCAGTTGAAAACTTCTGAAGAGCGGTTTCAGTATTTATTTGATACTTATATTAGTACAATGCTTAAACGTCCTTATAAGGATAAACAACCATTACACTCAAATACCGAACGTTGGTTAAGTTGGTTATCACGTCGATTAATTGAAGAAAGTGCAACGGAGTTTTTTATTGAAAAAATCCAGCCTGATTTGTTAAACAATAAATTTCCAAAAATTGTTTATAACGTAATACTATGGGGAGTTATAGGTGCGGTGATAGGAGGGCTGATTTATGGGCTGATTTTTGCGCCGATAGGAGGGGTGACTATTGGGCTGACAGATGGGCTGATGTATGGGTTGATTTTTGGACAGATTTATGGATTAATTTATGGGCTGATTAATGGACTGATTTATGGGCTAATTTATGGGCTGATTGGAGATCTAATAGAAAATAAAATAAAAAGTATTCAATTAACTAATTATCTAATAAATTTTAGGGTAACTCTAAAGTGGCTGATTATTGGGCTGATTTATGGGCTAATTCTTGGGCTAATAGGAGGGCTGACAAAAGGGCTGATTATTGGGCTGATTCTTGGGGTGATGAATGGGCTGATTTCCGGGCTGATTTTTGGGTTGATTTTTGGGTCGATTTTTGGGTCGATCGGGGGTGAAATTCAACCTGTTGAAAAACTCAAATTTTCTCTTAAGAAGTCTTTAAATGGGTTGATTCTTGGGCTGATTCTTGGGCTGATTCTTGGGCTGATTCTTGGGCTGATTCTTGTCGATCTGATTTTTGGGGCGATCGTGGGGCTGGTTCTTGGGGTGATTTTTGGGCTGATTCTTGGGCTGCTTTTTTGTATTGATAGCACAGAAGTAGAAAACAAAATTACTCCCAATCAAGGAATTCGTCAATCAATTATTAATACTATAATTCTATCAACAATAATTGGTTTATTTGCTATCTTACTAAGATTTGCATATAAAATATATACACAGCAGAATATTAATCTAATTCAAGATTTCATTTTTAGCCTAATGCCTGCATTATTTCTTGGACTGCTGATTGCAATACCTAGAAGTGGAACTCCAGCCATTAAACATTTCGTGTTGCGCGTAATTCTTTGGTATAACGGTTACGCACCTTGGAACTATGCCAAATTTCTTGACTACTGCACCAATCGTTTATTTTTGCAAAGAGTAGGCGGTGGATATCGTTTTATGCATGACTTGTTACGCCAGCACTTTGCCAATTCACATGCTCAAATTCAAAAACGGTCTTAATTGACATACTCACCGGGCTGAAGCCACGGTGATTCTAGTTCA
It encodes the following:
- the tsaA gene encoding tRNA (N6-threonylcarbamoyladenosine(37)-N6)-methyltransferase TrmO; its protein translation is MPKLPPKDYIQAVSFPDGITLHPIGVIHSPYKERHGTPRQAELQRAPSYYQPAIAQIELFPNIIPPIALKDMDGFERIWVISWLHLNKHWNPTVILPRGPRIRRGTLATRAPHRPNPIGISAPKLIKIEGLILHIQGIDLLDQTPVLDIKPYVTYCDSFPNAKCGYVNEMENAQEYEIDIFGKDRPTL
- a CDS encoding ATP-grasp domain-containing protein, translated to MMPTIVNRTGGKWAFEKLANILSKSLWLDITEDFGDINYLLCVEENNIYNVSNFIPIKSIKIAADKREIEKKFKEYYVPRPKTFLANNEKEVEVILSIYPKIQWILKYPIGCGGINHRLIENINQIPKRWPKPLLIQEFVQQQIPEVYRLYCVDGETFGFNVRRFKDKNNKIPWVSHANGATYEYGESPDKEAQKVAKIALTSTGLYNTFGAIDLLKNQNGEWYALEVGTDGIYNYVDREIENQDLFDEINERLAQAFWKNLGTPPWGKNWKYKE
- a CDS encoding TIGR01459 family HAD-type hydrolase — protein: MVEFLSLESVVSNRRLILVDAFGVFWGGEDVGLLPGAKATFQKIKEQNTTIVIVSNSTRLAEREVSKYSQVGLHLGEHYDLFVSSGQITRDAIVSCRLPFSTPRYKYWLYGDRHPQYGSPSQELFENTLFSVTSSIEDADFIYCGIPHNQGCDCESVDPFREEVEALVKTGLVMLIANPDKTALAGCPSRPVVRPGSIGALYQEAGGKVCYFGKPYPSIFEYIQKWAVKHLGLEAWKGAIIIGDNCETDICGGNQAGIDTALIADTGVANEPILTLGIERFLASLPMENRPKFLVSSFSAGVY
- a CDS encoding metallophosphoesterase family protein, with protein sequence MIWFTADTHFGHKNILEYTNRPFSSIEEMDETLIENWNSKVSSSDRVYHLGDVGLCSPNKLRKILERLNGNIYLIRGNHDKSAEACKERFEWIEDYYELTVQDSEESQGKQLIVLLHYAMRVWQASHYGTYHLYGHSHGQLPDDPTLLSFDVGVDCHNYTPINYDDVKRIMKAKNWKPPTLRGE
- a CDS encoding effector-associated domain EAD1-containing protein; the encoded protein is MGLSERQRKELQSALVDAFPTKSSLEQMLWYELDKNLEAIAGEGSLQEIIFKTVQTAEAEGWIEDLIRAARITNPRNQKLQVIKLSLGSALSSRNRIQQPLLKQVLTEVESRLNQSLHNRIYIVQDTEQNPSQIELPWSSEIKVGSKPKVHLTNTEITAIYDQPEIDGRLLILGQPGVGKTTMLLKLAEELVNRAKSDPLHPIPVLFSLSSWKNDSQSIKDWLIEQLKDKYGVRKEIGKQLVNNQEILLLLDGLDELVAERQEKCVNKINEFLHPANWTNPVVVCSRIEEYQRYKALLQLNNSLELGSFTLQQVYQYLQSPDNFQLCHNISQDENFQKIAQLPLLLNIIVLSAQEISIQAWQQLKTSEERFQYLFDTYISTMLKRPYKDKQPLHSNTERWLSWLSRRLIEESATEFFIEKIQPDLLNNKFPKIVYNVILWGVIGAVIGGLIYGLIFAPIGGVTIGLTDGLMYGLIFGQIYGLIYGLINGLIYGLIYGLIGDLIENKIKSIQLTNYLINFRVTLKWLIIGLIYGLILGLIGGLTKGLIIGLILGVMNGLISGLIFGLIFGSIFGSIGGEIQPVEKLKFSLKKSLNGLILGLILGLILGLILGLILVDLIFGAIVGLVLGVIFGLILGLLFCIDSTEVENKITPNQGIRQSIINTIILSTIIGLFAILLRFAYKIYTQQNINLIQDFIFSLMPALFLGLLIAIPRSGTPAIKHFVLRVILWYNGYAPWNYAKFLDYCTNRLFLQRVGGGYRFMHDLLRQHFANSHAQIQKRS